DNA sequence from the Cohnella herbarum genome:
TCCGTAATAAGCGCCTACTTTAACCGCAATCCCCGGCTCGTCCAAGCCGAAGAGACGATTAGCCATCATGACGTCCAACACGGCAGAAGAGTCCAGCCCATACACGCGCTCGAGCACGCCTATCGTTTCTTCGAACGATTTGCCGAGCGACTTCATGACGCTAATCGCATATTTCGCGGTACGGACATCCGATGCCTTCAGTGTGGCGTCCAGCCGGTTCGTCACTTCCGGATACACGATGGCCATGACGTTTTCCATCGTCGACAGTGCGCCTTCTTTATAAATGTAACCGTCGCAATACGCCTGGAATATCGCAACCAGCACGTTATCCCGCGAATACCCGGCAGCCGCGAGCCCTTGCGCCATCGCGACGGAATCCGTGCCGGTGAACGTCATCTTGAGCGTTACGGCCGCCTGCGTTGCCGAGTAGTTGCCCCGGAACAGCGACTGGGCCATCGCAGAGAACGGATTGATGTTGAATACAGCGGTCACTGAAGCCGTTACGTCTTCGGAACGATAGCCCAAGCGCGGATCGCTCAACCAATTCGTCACTTGCGTAACGACCTGATCCTGAACTCCAGTATACAAGTTGTAAAGCGCCGTCGTGACTTCATTCAGATTATAGCCGAGGTTGTGCAGCGCCAGCGCCATATCGGTCATCGGAGTCCGCTTGTATAACAAATACGTGGCCGCTTCCGTCGAGCTGTAGCCTGCGGCTTTGAAGGCGTCTCCGTTCAGGACCAACCCGTCGCCGATCTGATTCATCGTGAATCCGCCGGCCGCAAAATCCCTGATGAGCGTCGTCGTATCCGTATGGTTGTAGGTTTGCCGCAAAATTTCCTTTATTGTAAAGAAATCGTTCATGATGGAAACGTTCGAGCCCTTTAAAGCACGAATGGCTTCGTCTGAAGACAGTCCATATATATCCTTGAGCACCTGCCCCAAGAACGGGACGTCGGTAGCGCCCTGGAACATTCGGGATCGACTTGGGCCCAAGAAATAGAGCATGTCAACCATCGAAAAACCGCTCGATTCCGCGATTGCGCGCGCCGTTTCGATTTTATCGTTGAATACGAGCTGCAAATCCACAGCGATCGTATCGTAGTTCGCAAGACCCGCACCGACTAGAAACCTAGAGATGTCCGTCGCGGAATACCCCGGAATCGGCTCGCTTGTCGACGTGTTAAGGCCGCTCGCCGCAAGCAATCTAATCCAATTGGGGGTGTACGAGCGAGTGGAAAACACTTTAACCGACAACGTCTGCATGACATTACCCAGGCTGTTGAGCGGAAAGCCCGCATTGCGCAGCTCGAATATAACGTTGCTCGCTTGCGCCTGTGTGAGCGTATTCGAAGGTGCAAGCCACTGCACAATATCGCCCGAGTTAAACCCCGCTTGGGCAAGGCCGGCGACAATCGTCACCTGGTTCGGCCGCATCGTCGTGATCGTGACCGCTCCAAACTGGGTCAGCAAAGCTGCGATTTCCGCAAGGCTGCCGCCAAACTTCTTGCGGGCCGCGCCCGCGGATTCAACTGCATCATAGCGATAGGTGGCTAGAGACGAAGAATCCGTCTGCATCAATTGCACCATTAGATCCGCCTTCGTGCGGATATCCGGGTTCGTCGCTATCAGCGCGCCTGCCGTCTCGACAGCCGAGAAGCCGCCATGTTTCATAGAGGAAACAACGGTATCGATCCGGTGGTCAAGAGAATATAGGGAATTATAAACCTCCTCCGCCGTAAACGATCCTCTCAATGCGGCGACAGGGTTACTCGCGTAACCGAGACTTACCAAGATTTCGCCGATCGTAAATCCGGCACCGCTCATCGCTTTTACCGTATCCTGAGGCGTCACGCCGTAATCCTGCAGCAACATCGCCCCGATATCCTCCTTGGCGTATCCGTACTCTTTAAGCAAATCAGCGGCGCGTGCCGGGCTTGCTGTGTACATATCTTTAAGCATCTGGCCCGCCTTGCTCGCATTAATACTTGCGGCTTTCAGCGCCGAGACGGCTTGCCAGTCGTCGTTCCCGTAAACTTCCTTCAGAACGCGCCCGACATCGTTGCTGAAGCCATTGTAATTACGCATTGCAAACAATTTCGCAGCGCGTTCATTATTCGTACCATAATAGGCACGCATCGACGCAGCCAGCTTCACGTTCGGGAAAAACCAACTGTTGATCACAACCTGTTCGTCGGTATAGCCCGTCTGATTAAGCGCCCTTACCCAATCGTCGGAATTACCGTCCATATAATGACTAAAGTTTTTGCCCAGATTCTGTATGTTCAGGATGCCCGCTTCTTTCATACCGATCAGAAGATGATAGACGCTAATGCCTTGCGGCAAGAGCAGTCCGGGCATGTTTTCGTTGGTGATCCCGTATACGACATTCAACGCTTTGATGAGCGCGTTCGTATTGTAGCCGCCTTCGATTAACGCCTTGGCGGCAACGCTCGCATCCACGCTTGCGTTGTTCTTCAAGTCATCCGCCGTCTGCTCGGCGGTTTTCCCTAGCATACGATTGTACGCCGCTCTGCCGCCTGGTGTACTGCCGTCTGTAAATGACCGCCAGGATAAAGCGGGAAGCGCCTTGTTATCCGTGGAACGAATCGTACCCGGAACATATTTCAGCTCCAGCGTATTCGGATTGACGGGCGTACCGAGGGCAAGTTCCAGTCTCGTGGCCGAAGTCGACAGCGTCGCGCCCGTAATCGCAACCGATGCGCCGGAGTTCGTAATCGTGAAACCCGCGGGTAATTCGGGTAAGCTTGCCAGCGGTTTGCTGAATAGCAGCGTGAGCTTCGTCAACTCGGGACTCACCAAGGCGCCGGTAACCGCAGGCACGTCGGGAATCGTCACCGTCGTACTCGCGCCGAACGTATACCCCGGCATTGCAAGCGATAACGTATACGACTCCCCGCCCGTCAGGAAGCCATCCGCTCTATAGCTTGAGCCAAGTTGATCCGTACTCCGAAGCTTCGACACTAGCGCGGGCATCCCATCGGCATTCACCATAATGAGGTTCATGATCGTCATATTCGGAACCGCGGGTGCCAGGCTTAGGTCGAATCCGCCAGCCGATGGATTGCTGACCGTAACCGCAACTCTGGTAACCGTCGATCCGCCGCCTGATCCAGATCCGCTTGACCCCGATCCGCTCGTTCCCGATCCTTGCGTCACCGTTCCTCCGACATTGGCGGAAATGCCGTCCGCGACGACCGTCTGGGTCGGCTTTTGCACAATCGTTACGCCCGCCGCCGTAACCGAGGCCGTATCGATTTTCCCGTCCCCCTTAATCGTCGCAGCAGCGCCCACGTTCATGGTACCTACCTGCGAATTTTTCTGCAAAGTGACGTCGGCGCCCGCCGCTTGATCCGTTAAAGTCAAATTACCGACTTTGCCGTTTGTCACAGTCAATTGTGCAGGCGCAACGAGTACGACGTTCGGAAAGTCTCCGTCCAGCGTCACTTCACCGTTCGTCGAAACCCTTACGGTACCGTAACTGGCCCCGCTTCCGCTCGCGACTTGCAGCGTAGCGCCCGAGCTGACCGTTACTTGTTCGACGGCCGTAGAGCCTTCGATAACGACCCTGACTTGACCGTCGACCTTCGTAATGAATACCCGGGTCAGCGTCGAATCCATAATGTGCACGCTGTTTATACCCCCGCCTTTGATCGTCGTCGTGCCTTCGACGACGACGCGGTCGAGCGTGACGTCGCCTTCTCCGATCCCCTCTCCCAGCAGTAAATTCCCTTTAATCGTTACGTTCCTCAACACGACATTCGGCACGTTAATCGACAGATCGCCGGCAATCGTTTCCGTACCGGATGTCGGACCGTATGTTCCGGCTTTAACGATCGAGGATGCGAGCGTCGAAGGAATCGTCTGAACATCGCCTATCTTGCGGACACGATCCAAGATGACGACCGCCTCGGCTCGCGTCAGCGGTTGCCTGGCTTTGAACACATTCCCGGCATACCCCTTCATAATCCCGGCCTTTACGACGGCGCTAACGGCGCCTCGGCTCCAACTCGCAATGCTCTTCGCATCCGCGAATTTTCCGGATTCGGATTGACTTCCCGTGTCCAGCTTAAGCAACCGCGCGATAATAACCGCAGCCTCTTCCCTCGTAACGGATGCTTCCGGCCGGAACAATTCTTTCCCAGACCCTTGCATGTAGCCTGCCTCTTTCGCCCGCGCAACGTCTAGGGCATACCACTTCGCGGAAGATACGTCCGCGAACGAGCTTGATGCCGCCTTTGTGAATTGAAAAGCACGGTTTATCATCGCTACCAATTCTGCCCGGATAACCTTGCTGTCGGGATGAAAGCTGCCACCCGGCAGGCCGCTAACCAAATCTTCTTGCAGCCAAACCCGGATCGTGCTTTCCGCCCAATGGCCGGAGATATCCGTCTTAGCGGACAACGAGCTTGCGGATTTATCCACTGCCGCGAATAGCTCTTCCGCAGTCATTGCCATTGCCGCATTCGACTGACCGGGAATCGGCATGAACTGTGCAAGCAATGTACAAACAAGCAAACTAACAATAATTCGTTTTCCCCAACCGATCATATTCCTTTCCATTACCCTTCCGCCTTTCGCTCCACATATTTAGCAGAACGTCGCCGCTGCCGAGACCCGTTCGACTAAATACTAAATGCCTAAGGTTAAATAGCGGTAAACCGACAACATTTTTCAACAAGAAAGACGCCATAGGCGTCTTTCCTTGTTTACGCGGCCTTCCTGCAATTGCCCGTTGATTTCTTCGGCTTTAACCATAGTACGATCGTGGCTAAAGGATCTTTCGAGGATCATGCCAACAAACAGCTTCTGAACGAAAGGGATAATGGACAAGCAGAGCGTGAATCCTTTTACCTCTCTAAAATGAATAGGGTAAGAAAAACCGTCAGGGAATCCTGAAGTACACCCCTTAAAGTAGACATTGGAAAACACCCCAGGTGTAAACCGATGAATACTTTAGGGGGTGCACTTCACAACGCCGGACAGCTTCTTAACTAGATTATTCATTTATGGCATGAATAAAGTATTCCGTTAATAATTTCCTGAACACGTTAGGCCATACGTAACTTTCGAACTGTTCCGGTCCGACCCATGCGTACGACGTTCGATCCGCCACGTACGTCTCTTCCGTTGCCGTAGCCGCCAGCACTCTGATATTCCACACAAGATGCGTGAAAATATGCTGAGCTTCTCCGACAACCTGCTCCGTTACCCGGAGGCGTACTCCATCCTCCAGGGCGGCTTCCTCCAGCTTGGCCTTCCCCGTCGACATGATCTCCCATTCGTCCGCATCCGCTACTTCGATATGGGGTAACTCCCACATTTTCGCCAATAAACCGGTATCCGGTCTTTGCCTGACCAACACTTTACCGGCGTTGGCTCCCGTCCCCTCCACCAATGCCGCAAATCGGAAAACGGGTCTTGCTTTCTTAGCCTTCGTCTTCAGGGGAAGCTCCTTCTCCCGCCCCTGCTGCCGACCCAGACACATAGCCGTAACCGGGCACTCGGAGCACGTTGGAGATTTCGGCGTACACACCATCGCTCCGAGCTCCATTAACGCTTGATTAAAGTCCGCCGCTTCTCCCGCGGGAATAAGCTCTTGCGCGAGCCCTTCCATGCTTATTCTCGTGGACGGACGCGCAATGTCGTCCTCTAAGCAGAAATACCTGGACAGCACGCGCATGACGTTGCCGTCCACCGCAGGCTCAGGCTGATTGTAGGCGATGCTGAGTATCGCTCCCGCCGTATAGGGACCTACCCCTTTCAGCCCGGAAATTTCCTTCTTGCCGGAAGGCACCTGACTTCCGTACTTCTCGACGACTTCGCGGACGGCCGTCTGAAGGTTGCGCGCCCTGGAATAATAACCAAGCCCTTCCCAGTGCTTAAGCACCTCGTCCTCCGGCGCCGCCGCTAATTCTTGGAGCGAGGGAAACCGATCCACGAACCGATTGAAGTAAGGAATAACCGTGTCTACGCGGGTTTGCTGAAGCATGATTTCCGATACCCATATGTGATAAGGGTCCCGGCTTCTCCGCCAAGGCAAGTCGCGCTGCTCCTTCTGATACCACTTAAGCAATTCCATGCTGAAATAACGTTTATTATCGATGTCGATACCCACGTTCAATGATCCTCTCCTCTGGTTGCCTGAACATTCGATACCGATGCCGCTTGTTTACGATATCTGCTGGGGGTCAAACCCGTATGTGCCTTGAACATCCTGGAGAAATAGTAGATTTGCATCCCGACCTTGCTCGCCACCGAGGACACGTTGCAATCGGGCTGAAGAAGCAGTCCCTTCGCGATTTCCATCCGGCGAAGATTAACATACTGAATAGGCGAAGAACCTAATATCCCTTTGAAAAATACGATAAAATAATTCGGGTGCAAATAGACTTGTTTCGCTAAGTTCTCTATCGTAATATTGTCAGCCAAGTGATCATCGATATATTTCAGCACCAGGTCGATTTTCTGCATCTCTTCCGTCGGCGCGCCATTGTCGTTAAGGGATAGATTGTCCAAATAAATGCTGATCAGTTCTAACATGGTCGCTTTAATCTTGAGTCTTGAAGTCAGCCCGTCCCGCGCTATCTCTTCGAACAAGCGCTCGAATAATGCGGAAGATTCGCTTTGATGCTCGTCCCCTAAATGAAGATAAATCGGAATCTGAAGCGTACGGTACAAATCGCGATCCTCATAGCTGCTGCGGAAATGACACCATTGAAACGTGATCGTCCGATCCGGCTCCAGAACGATCCGATGCGGCATTCCCGATAATAAAATGCATAATGTCCCTTTGGCTAGCGGAATCTCTCTGTCTTGAGCGATCAGCTTGCCCTCGCCTTCTTTAACGTAAAGGAATCTGTGGCAATCGTAAGTATCTTCCCGCTCTTTGAGCGAAACGGAATCCAGTACCGTTGCCGCCGCGGCGGCAACCTCTATATTCATGTGCTCGAAATGTTTCATCATGATAGTTAAGTAATTCGTCGTCATCTCTACGCCCCATTATCTGGATAAAGAAACCTTCGTCCGTTTTTAACATATATTCCATTATACGTCAGGTCAAGTAAAGCGTAAATTACCATTTCATTAACCCAGACCCAATAAATAACAGCCCAGCTGTGACTACACCGGACTGTCGTCTTTCTTACTTTTCGATTATCGCCGTAGCGGCCGCGAGAGAACGTTCATGGGTTATCGCGATATGTATCCGATAAGATTCTTCCGCCCAGCCGAGCCGCTCGATCGACGCCACGGATAGGGAGCAAACGGGCTTTCCCCATTTGTCCGGAAGCACTTCGATATCCTTAAATCCGACCAAGGTTCCGATTCCGCAACCGATCGCCTTCACGACGGCTTCCTTGGCCGCGAATCTGCCGCTGATATACTCTAACGCGCGACGCGGCTGCAATGAACCCCAGCCTTCGCTCTCCCGGGAGGTAAGCACCCGATCGACGAACTTCCGGCTGCCCGGTCCCGCGAGCAGTCTATCCATCCGCGCAAGCTCGACAACGTCCAATCCGATACCGACGATCATGCCGATCGCTTAAATTCCCGGAATATGCTGCCGTTTATGTTGCGTGCGCAAGTAATGCTTCTCGAGGATTTCGCGGGCTTTGGGATCGATTTCCTTGCCTTCCAGGTACGAGCTGTTATCCTCGTATGTCACCCCGAGCTCATCCTCATCCGTCTGCCCTTGCCATAGACCGGCGGTCGGCGCTTTGTCTACGACGCTGGCGGGCACTCCCAACCGTCTGGCTAATTCGCGCACTTGACGTTTATTCAAGCTGCTGAGAGGCGTAATATCCACGGCGCCGTCTCCCCACTTCGTGAAGAAACCCGTTAGCGCTTCCGAAGCATGATCCGTTCCCACGACAAGCAAATTCAAATCGAAGGCTAGAGCATACTGGACGACCATACGGGTGCGCGCTTTCACGTTCCCTTTGCCTCCACGGCTAATATGGCGATGAATTTCGAGAGCTTTAAACGCATATTCGGTTTCGAGCGCGATTTCGTCCACGGCTTCCTCGATGTTCGTCTCTACCTTATGCTTCAGGTTGAAGGCTTCGGCCACCTCGTAGCTGTGGTGGATGTCCTCTTGCTCCCCGTAAGGCTGGAATACGCCGAGCGTCATGTACTCTTTGCCCGTTTCCCGAGAGAGCTCGTCCGTTGCGCGTTTACACAGACCTACGGCCACCGCGCTATCCACGCCGCCGCTGATCGCTATCAGCAACCCCGTCGCTCCCGCTTGCTTGACGTAATCTTTCAGAAAGTTAACTCGACGTTCGATTTCCTGATCCACGTCGATTGTCGGCTTTACGCCTAACTTCGCAATAATCTCTTGCTGGATCGTCATTTCGATTACCCTCCCGTAAGCAACAAAAATATCCCGTTGGCTTAACCGCAATGGCTTAAGCCCCCGGGATGAATGAATTACCGGCAATGACGGTCGAAGGCGGCCGTAAGATCTGCGGCGATGTCTCCAGCGCTGCGGTTCTCGATTTGGTGCCTTTCGATAAAATGAACGAGTTCTCCGTCCTTCAAGAGGGCAATGGATGGGGAAGAAGGCGGATAAGGCAGGAAGTACTCGCGCGCTTTCGCCGTTGCTTCCTTGTCTTGACCTGCAAATACCGTAAACAGGTGGTCCGGGAGCACGTCATGATGCAACGCGTCCGCTACGCCGGGACGGCACTGTCCTGCAGCGCATCCGCAAACGGAGTTAATTACGACTAATGCGGTACCCGCTGCCTTAGGAAGCTTCGCTTCCACTTCTTCGGGCGTTCTTAATTCTTGAATGCCGAGCCGAGTCAAATCATCGCGCATCGGTTGAACCATATCCAACATATATCTTTCGAAAGACATCGACATAGGAGGCGCCTCGCTTTCCGGATCTCATAATTGGCGGTTTGATGATTCCGCTATATCTTATTATACAGCGCCGCCGCAAGCTCCGTCAAAATCATTGCTTAGCTGCTCCCTCGATATGCCCGTTCGGAAGATCATCGGGTGCGGCGACAGGATGCTGCGCGGAACGACCGCTTGGCATC
Encoded proteins:
- a CDS encoding S-layer homology domain-containing protein — its product is MERNMIGWGKRIIVSLLVCTLLAQFMPIPGQSNAAMAMTAEELFAAVDKSASSLSAKTDISGHWAESTIRVWLQEDLVSGLPGGSFHPDSKVIRAELVAMINRAFQFTKAASSSFADVSSAKWYALDVARAKEAGYMQGSGKELFRPEASVTREEAAVIIARLLKLDTGSQSESGKFADAKSIASWSRGAVSAVVKAGIMKGYAGNVFKARQPLTRAEAVVILDRVRKIGDVQTIPSTLASSIVKAGTYGPTSGTETIAGDLSINVPNVVLRNVTIKGNLLLGEGIGEGDVTLDRVVVEGTTTIKGGGINSVHIMDSTLTRVFITKVDGQVRVVIEGSTAVEQVTVSSGATLQVASGSGASYGTVRVSTNGEVTLDGDFPNVVLVAPAQLTVTNGKVGNLTLTDQAAGADVTLQKNSQVGTMNVGAAATIKGDGKIDTASVTAAGVTIVQKPTQTVVADGISANVGGTVTQGSGTSGSGSSGSGSGGGSTVTRVAVTVSNPSAGGFDLSLAPAVPNMTIMNLIMVNADGMPALVSKLRSTDQLGSSYRADGFLTGGESYTLSLAMPGYTFGASTTVTIPDVPAVTGALVSPELTKLTLLFSKPLASLPELPAGFTITNSGASVAITGATLSTSATRLELALGTPVNPNTLELKYVPGTIRSTDNKALPALSWRSFTDGSTPGGRAAYNRMLGKTAEQTADDLKNNASVDASVAAKALIEGGYNTNALIKALNVVYGITNENMPGLLLPQGISVYHLLIGMKEAGILNIQNLGKNFSHYMDGNSDDWVRALNQTGYTDEQVVINSWFFPNVKLAASMRAYYGTNNERAAKLFAMRNYNGFSNDVGRVLKEVYGNDDWQAVSALKAASINASKAGQMLKDMYTASPARAADLLKEYGYAKEDIGAMLLQDYGVTPQDTVKAMSGAGFTIGEILVSLGYASNPVAALRGSFTAEEVYNSLYSLDHRIDTVVSSMKHGGFSAVETAGALIATNPDIRTKADLMVQLMQTDSSSLATYRYDAVESAGAARKKFGGSLAEIAALLTQFGAVTITTMRPNQVTIVAGLAQAGFNSGDIVQWLAPSNTLTQAQASNVIFELRNAGFPLNSLGNVMQTLSVKVFSTRSYTPNWIRLLAASGLNTSTSEPIPGYSATDISRFLVGAGLANYDTIAVDLQLVFNDKIETARAIAESSGFSMVDMLYFLGPSRSRMFQGATDVPFLGQVLKDIYGLSSDEAIRALKGSNVSIMNDFFTIKEILRQTYNHTDTTTLIRDFAAGGFTMNQIGDGLVLNGDAFKAAGYSSTEAATYLLYKRTPMTDMALALHNLGYNLNEVTTALYNLYTGVQDQVVTQVTNWLSDPRLGYRSEDVTASVTAVFNINPFSAMAQSLFRGNYSATQAAVTLKMTFTGTDSVAMAQGLAAAGYSRDNVLVAIFQAYCDGYIYKEGALSTMENVMAIVYPEVTNRLDATLKASDVRTAKYAISVMKSLGKSFEETIGVLERVYGLDSSAVLDVMMANRLFGLDEPGIAVKVGAYYGLDPVVLHISWMAAHRYKAYDVLGVVQQTYRNLDGITIARLLNQAGYTKESILFAYDYNFHGDYVNEMALIMVQLFGNSDVQGVASELLQWGYRGLLVYPALKGAFPNKSPSDILVAMKQAGFTDLVETMRYMDKGVAPPIMQFRNLGVNLSDAHGLLEFSWNYNLRDTIRYLIEAGYPLSDIGRQLNRPDELVKHLRAMNYPLETVATIVYAADPRPSMLVKYLYDNGYTNLDDLVKALKVANCNPYDYAISLWFGPHGPWTLATIAQAIARNSTLTLEQLGKSLMQSYNNRRYFTNMQVYEALKSVANIGVSFIQADLDSAISAMLTDLSEGIPFAIMREAGLSSNDAARVMRKLGWDWIPACIQLVQAGYGAGDTWDALWDVYHNELGFQILNIMSAVAPLASLGLADNLTTLQSVTRAALRKAMMNYFLSQ
- the mutY gene encoding A/G-specific adenine glycosylase produces the protein MELLKWYQKEQRDLPWRRSRDPYHIWVSEIMLQQTRVDTVIPYFNRFVDRFPSLQELAAAPEDEVLKHWEGLGYYSRARNLQTAVREVVEKYGSQVPSGKKEISGLKGVGPYTAGAILSIAYNQPEPAVDGNVMRVLSRYFCLEDDIARPSTRISMEGLAQELIPAGEAADFNQALMELGAMVCTPKSPTCSECPVTAMCLGRQQGREKELPLKTKAKKARPVFRFAALVEGTGANAGKVLVRQRPDTGLLAKMWELPHIEVADADEWEIMSTGKAKLEEAALEDGVRLRVTEQVVGEAQHIFTHLVWNIRVLAATATEETYVADRTSYAWVGPEQFESYVWPNVFRKLLTEYFIHAINE
- a CDS encoding helix-turn-helix domain-containing protein, translated to MTTNYLTIMMKHFEHMNIEVAAAAATVLDSVSLKEREDTYDCHRFLYVKEGEGKLIAQDREIPLAKGTLCILLSGMPHRIVLEPDRTITFQWCHFRSSYEDRDLYRTLQIPIYLHLGDEHQSESSALFERLFEEIARDGLTSRLKIKATMLELISIYLDNLSLNDNGAPTEEMQKIDLVLKYIDDHLADNITIENLAKQVYLHPNYFIVFFKGILGSSPIQYVNLRRMEIAKGLLLQPDCNVSSVASKVGMQIYYFSRMFKAHTGLTPSRYRKQAASVSNVQATRGEDH
- the acpS gene encoding holo-ACP synthase, coding for MIVGIGLDVVELARMDRLLAGPGSRKFVDRVLTSRESEGWGSLQPRRALEYISGRFAAKEAVVKAIGCGIGTLVGFKDIEVLPDKWGKPVCSLSVASIERLGWAEESYRIHIAITHERSLAAATAIIEK
- the nadE gene encoding ammonia-dependent NAD(+) synthetase, translated to MTIQQEIIAKLGVKPTIDVDQEIERRVNFLKDYVKQAGATGLLIAISGGVDSAVAVGLCKRATDELSRETGKEYMTLGVFQPYGEQEDIHHSYEVAEAFNLKHKVETNIEEAVDEIALETEYAFKALEIHRHISRGGKGNVKARTRMVVQYALAFDLNLLVVGTDHASEALTGFFTKWGDGAVDITPLSSLNKRQVRELARRLGVPASVVDKAPTAGLWQGQTDEDELGVTYEDNSSYLEGKEIDPKAREILEKHYLRTQHKRQHIPGI
- a CDS encoding BrxA/BrxB family bacilliredoxin; the protein is MSMSFERYMLDMVQPMRDDLTRLGIQELRTPEEVEAKLPKAAGTALVVINSVCGCAAGQCRPGVADALHHDVLPDHLFTVFAGQDKEATAKAREYFLPYPPSSPSIALLKDGELVHFIERHQIENRSAGDIAADLTAAFDRHCR